From Roseburia hominis, the proteins below share one genomic window:
- a CDS encoding ABC transporter ATP-binding protein, translated as MCGGKLLTIKNLRVWYTPEKPVLSDFSIDLGENEVVGLIGLNGAGKTTFMKTLSGLIGSFRAEQISFCGQPSSFRDRTFKQNRYTVFAEDHSFQYFTFYEYLSYVASSYHAKLPDVTELVQGFHFEEYTNVLLKELSTGNLKKAYLITAFALRPGLLLLDEPVNGLDFQSTEFLYRQINDYRHYGTVLFSSHILESICLTSDRVLVLEQGRIRRSFTGQEIKTDNIREVLTDYEAS; from the coding sequence ATGTGTGGTGGAAAACTTCTTACGATCAAAAACCTGCGGGTATGGTACACGCCGGAAAAGCCGGTACTTTCCGATTTCTCAATTGATTTAGGAGAAAATGAGGTCGTCGGTCTGATCGGACTTAATGGAGCCGGCAAAACCACATTCATGAAAACACTTTCCGGTCTGATCGGCAGCTTTCGGGCGGAGCAGATTAGCTTTTGCGGGCAGCCGAGCTCTTTTCGGGATAGGACTTTTAAGCAGAACCGTTATACCGTGTTTGCGGAAGATCATTCTTTTCAGTATTTCACCTTTTATGAATACCTGTCCTATGTTGCTTCCTCGTACCATGCAAAATTGCCGGATGTTACGGAACTGGTGCAGGGGTTCCATTTTGAAGAATATACAAATGTGCTGCTAAAGGAGCTTTCTACAGGCAATCTGAAAAAAGCCTATTTGATTACGGCCTTTGCACTTCGGCCCGGGCTGCTTCTTCTGGATGAACCTGTGAATGGGCTTGACTTCCAGAGTACCGAATTTCTGTATCGGCAGATCAATGACTACCGGCATTATGGGACGGTTCTGTTTTCTTCTCATATTCTGGAAAGTATCTGTCTGACTTCTGATCGGGTGCTTGTCCTGGAACAGGGCCGGATCAGGCGCAGCTTTACCGGGCAGGAGATTAAAACCGATAACATACGGGAGGTGCTTACCGATTATGAAGCCTCTTAA
- a CDS encoding GHKL domain-containing protein: protein MTETFLLISKLMAGGLRFLIGLFLIYKLLAADRPDRKGVLVGVAGSFAVTLAVSYVPLNNFLRMSVEAVWIAFCAGRLRKSDMRKSLFVGISYEIAISIWQFLFSAGMGMVFQSEIYLDGNSLPGQIPVWILHFLVVALMVYLLKKPDMGEKEGRHLTTVIVIAGFFAAVTLSEQSYLAISDDVLTMWIILSMVLMMSILVFQLSRQYEVEKEVAKLKSEQAELLEHDYTALNQAYEVNAKLFHDFHNHIGALRQMLLHENYGGAMAYLDELQEPVREMADTAWTGDETVDFLINSKMASALAEQIRMDVQAEFPRHTNVRSADMCAIVGNLLDNALEAARKVPDSGQRFVSLTIRRINRMLVIKVENGFADVIKAEGGNLRTTKKEEGLHGWGLKSARTAAEKYDGMVQTTYAGAIFRAVATLSYHPMCEK, encoded by the coding sequence ATGACAGAGACATTTCTTCTTATTTCCAAGCTGATGGCTGGTGGCCTGCGCTTTCTGATCGGACTGTTTTTGATATACAAACTTTTGGCAGCAGATAGGCCGGACAGGAAAGGGGTTCTCGTAGGCGTGGCAGGTTCATTTGCAGTAACGCTTGCTGTTTCTTACGTTCCTTTAAACAATTTTTTACGGATGAGCGTGGAAGCAGTCTGGATCGCATTTTGCGCCGGCAGGCTGCGAAAATCAGATATGAGGAAGAGCCTGTTCGTTGGCATCTCTTATGAGATTGCGATTTCCATTTGGCAATTTCTTTTTTCAGCAGGTATGGGAATGGTATTCCAGTCAGAAATTTATCTGGATGGTAACAGTCTGCCGGGGCAGATTCCCGTCTGGATACTTCATTTTCTGGTAGTGGCTTTGATGGTTTATCTTTTAAAAAAGCCGGATATGGGCGAGAAGGAGGGGCGCCATCTGACGACCGTGATCGTGATTGCCGGATTTTTTGCCGCTGTGACTTTATCAGAGCAGTCATATCTAGCGATTTCGGATGATGTCCTTACTATGTGGATCATTCTGTCGATGGTGCTAATGATGTCGATACTGGTGTTTCAGTTGAGCCGTCAGTACGAGGTGGAAAAAGAAGTGGCAAAGCTGAAATCAGAACAGGCGGAACTGCTGGAGCATGATTATACTGCACTGAATCAGGCCTATGAAGTCAATGCAAAGCTTTTTCATGATTTCCATAATCATATTGGGGCGTTAAGGCAGATGCTGTTGCATGAAAATTATGGCGGCGCTATGGCGTATCTGGATGAACTGCAGGAGCCGGTCAGGGAGATGGCGGATACGGCGTGGACGGGCGATGAGACAGTGGACTTTTTGATCAACAGTAAGATGGCGTCTGCACTGGCAGAACAGATACGGATGGATGTGCAGGCAGAGTTCCCGCGCCATACCAATGTACGGAGCGCAGACATGTGTGCGATCGTGGGCAATCTTCTGGACAATGCGCTCGAGGCAGCACGCAAGGTACCGGATTCGGGGCAGAGATTTGTTTCCCTGACAATCCGCCGCATTAACCGGATGCTTGTGATCAAAGTAGAGAATGGGTTTGCAGATGTGATAAAAGCCGAAGGCGGGAACTTAAGAACAACAAAAAAGGAAGAGGGATTGCATGGATGGGGATTAAAAAGCGCCCGGACAGCGGCGGAGAAATATGATGGTATGGTACAGACGACATATGCCGGAGCTATTTTCAGGGCGGTCGCCACTTTATCTTATCATCCGATGTGTGAAAAATGA
- a CDS encoding LytTR family DNA-binding domain-containing protein, translating to MLQIAICDDEEKMVQKNTGITEECLKNCQSAGKITTYTRSDNLLCDITEDGFFFDLILLDIEMPGSSGMEIAEKIKPFLPNVKIIFITSHIEYAIDAFELSIFRYVPKNDIDKRLKTAIGDAVKLIKLEEGKVYTIRTNSRLEKIPYKEIYYIERDGKNASIISAGGVSKVRRSLQQVYEELASDEFIYIDRGCIVNIIHIMQVKDNLAVLKNGASLPVSRSHLQKVKEQINTYWGMHI from the coding sequence ATGTTGCAGATTGCAATATGCGATGACGAGGAAAAGATGGTGCAAAAGAATACCGGCATCACAGAGGAATGTTTGAAAAACTGCCAAAGTGCAGGGAAAATAACGACCTATACCCGGAGCGATAACCTGCTTTGCGACATTACGGAGGACGGTTTCTTTTTTGATCTGATTTTGCTGGACATTGAGATGCCGGGGAGCAGCGGTATGGAGATTGCAGAAAAGATAAAGCCGTTTTTGCCGAACGTGAAAATCATCTTTATCACTTCGCATATTGAATATGCTATTGACGCTTTTGAATTATCCATATTTCGTTATGTGCCAAAAAATGATATAGATAAACGTCTCAAAACGGCAATCGGGGACGCTGTGAAGCTGATCAAATTGGAGGAAGGAAAGGTCTATACGATCCGCACGAACAGCAGACTGGAAAAGATACCATATAAGGAGATCTATTATATTGAGCGTGATGGTAAAAATGCGAGTATCATTTCTGCCGGCGGGGTATCAAAGGTAAGGAGGAGTCTGCAACAGGTATATGAGGAACTTGCGTCTGATGAATTTATCTATATAGACAGGGGCTGTATTGTCAATATTATTCATATCATGCAGGTGAAGGACAATCTGGCAGTGCTGAAGAATGGGGCATCGCTGCCCGTCAGCAGGTCTCATCTTCAGAAGGTAAAGGAGCAGATTAACACTTATTGGGGGATGCATATATGA
- a CDS encoding nucleotidyl transferase AbiEii/AbiGii toxin family protein, with amino-acid sequence MKNAMQLKAIIKKLAKEKHISAQLVMQNFMLERLLERISVSNYRPNFILKGGFLIAAMVGLDTRATMDMDATIKGLPVNDTTVRQMFEEICQIELNDDVIFSFRSIGEIREGDEYTGYRVHLTANYPPMAVPLKLHITIGDKITPKEIEYSFKLLLEDRNISVLAYNLETVIAEKLETIISRGDQNTRLRDYYDVYILAKLQYSNINPKALKQALLATAHKRGSDGIIADYRNVMKSVSESRVMQEQWGVYQHNFEYASDVALQDTCNTVVQIMDALE; translated from the coding sequence ATGAAAAATGCAATGCAATTGAAAGCGATTATAAAAAAATTAGCAAAAGAGAAGCACATTTCTGCCCAACTTGTTATGCAGAATTTTATGCTTGAAAGATTATTGGAAAGAATATCTGTATCAAATTATAGGCCTAATTTCATCTTAAAGGGCGGATTTCTGATTGCCGCTATGGTAGGATTGGATACAAGAGCAACGATGGATATGGATGCGACTATAAAGGGATTGCCTGTAAACGATACAACCGTGAGGCAGATGTTTGAAGAGATATGTCAGATTGAATTAAATGATGATGTTATTTTTTCTTTTCGCAGCATTGGTGAAATTCGTGAAGGTGATGAATATACAGGGTACAGAGTACATTTGACGGCAAATTATCCGCCGATGGCAGTTCCTTTGAAACTGCATATTACAATCGGCGATAAAATTACACCGAAGGAAATCGAATATAGCTTTAAATTGTTGCTAGAAGATAGGAATATTTCGGTACTTGCATATAATCTGGAAACGGTCATAGCTGAGAAACTTGAAACCATTATATCAAGAGGTGACCAAAATACAAGACTGAGAGATTATTATGATGTGTACATACTGGCAAAACTGCAGTATTCAAATATTAATCCTAAGGCTTTGAAACAAGCATTATTAGCTACAGCACATAAAAGAGGTTCGGATGGCATTATCGCAGATTATAGAAATGTTATGAAATCAGTCAGTGAAAGCCGGGTGATGCAGGAACAGTGGGGTGTGTATCAGCATAATTTTGAATATGCATCTGATGTCGCACTTCAAGATACCTGTAATACAGTGGTGCAAATTATGGATGCATTAGAATAG
- a CDS encoding type IV toxin-antitoxin system AbiEi family antitoxin domain-containing protein: MGATDEIIKMAKQNNSTVTTAMVVAAGFSRGNLKYLVDKGMLEKSARGIYILPEAWEDEIFNLQNRFKRGVFSRETALFLWELTDRTPNIYSMTFPTNYNLTKPKEEKVKCAQCKAEWYGLGMEEVKTPGGNFVWAYNKERTLCDILRPNSSADIQIISESFKRYIASKNKNIPLLSEYAKIFKVETRLRAYLEMLL, translated from the coding sequence GTGGGCGCAACTGATGAAATAATAAAGATGGCAAAACAGAATAATAGTACAGTTACAACAGCAATGGTTGTTGCTGCTGGATTTTCCCGTGGAAATTTGAAGTATCTTGTGGATAAAGGAATGCTTGAAAAGTCCGCACGTGGTATTTATATATTGCCGGAAGCTTGGGAGGATGAAATCTTTAATTTGCAAAACCGTTTTAAACGAGGAGTTTTTTCACGTGAAACTGCATTGTTCCTATGGGAATTAACGGATAGAACACCTAATATTTATTCAATGACTTTTCCGACAAATTATAATCTGACAAAGCCGAAAGAGGAGAAAGTTAAATGTGCCCAGTGTAAAGCAGAGTGGTATGGATTGGGCATGGAAGAAGTTAAAACTCCTGGTGGGAATTTTGTATGGGCATATAATAAAGAAAGGACACTCTGTGATATTTTGCGCCCGAATAGTTCTGCCGATATTCAGATTATATCCGAAAGCTTCAAAAGGTATATAGCCTCGAAAAATAAGAACATACCACTTCTATCAGAGTATGCGAAAATATTCAAGGTGGAAACGAGACTGAGAGCCTATTTGGAGATGTTACTATGA